A stretch of the Candidatus Eisenbacteria bacterium genome encodes the following:
- a CDS encoding sigma-70 family RNA polymerase sigma factor, with the protein MRGGGADGRTPAVERTDAGWTRCPRGRLLHPGGEARLRHSTDPDPPTDSGEPPAILVRLQVEASSRAREAARWARWKARDPRERWRLTDLAALLDRCRAGDPLAWEALVRRFQGRVYGIAIVHLGNAEEARDLAQDVFVRLYRRLDLCTNDETFIPWLVQITRNAAIDRIRRRRSRPRAIDIPVEELSDLPSPAPGPAEEYRAARRRALVHKALGKLGRLNREIILLKEIQGLSLEAIATMLKAPVGTIKSRSNRARIELARVLSTMMREEGGDPRFEP; encoded by the coding sequence ATGCGAGGTGGGGGCGCGGACGGACGGACGCCTGCTGTGGAGCGGACGGACGCGGGATGGACGCGATGCCCCCGCGGGCGTCTACTTCATCCGGGGGGCGAGGCGCGGCTCCGGCATTCGACTGATCCGGATCCGCCGACGGATTCCGGCGAACCTCCGGCCATCCTCGTCCGTCTCCAGGTTGAGGCGTCCAGCCGGGCGCGGGAGGCAGCGCGGTGGGCCCGGTGGAAAGCGCGCGATCCCAGGGAGAGATGGCGATTGACCGACCTTGCGGCGCTCCTTGACCGATGCCGTGCGGGCGACCCGCTCGCCTGGGAGGCGCTCGTCCGCAGGTTTCAGGGGCGCGTCTACGGCATCGCCATCGTCCATCTCGGCAATGCGGAGGAAGCGAGGGATCTTGCCCAGGACGTCTTCGTCCGTCTTTATCGCCGGCTCGATCTTTGCACGAACGATGAAACGTTCATTCCGTGGCTCGTCCAGATCACGCGCAACGCGGCGATCGATCGCATCCGGCGGCGGCGGTCCCGGCCGCGGGCGATCGACATCCCGGTCGAGGAGCTGTCCGATCTTCCCTCTCCCGCGCCTGGACCGGCCGAGGAGTATCGCGCCGCGCGGCGTCGCGCGCTCGTTCACAAGGCGCTGGGGAAGCTCGGCAGGCTCAATCGCGAGATCATCCTTCTCAAGGAGATCCAGGGGCTCAGCCTGGAAGCGATCGCCACGATGCTCAAAGCGCCGGTGGGGACCATCAAGTCCCGGTCCAACCGGGCGCGGATCGAGCTGGCGCGAGTCCTATCGACCATGATGAGGGAGGAGGGGGGCGACCCCCGATTCGAACCATGA
- a CDS encoding alkaline phosphatase family protein: MDDSFRGAAVDNGAYLAGMQRTIFRRRDRGRRGQGKAHRSSEGMDDSSHSFIPRIGNDLAPRGAVARSCDNSGLTKTVPGHTCIGSGRYQSIPNDGTIRSSFPHIWEYYRAATGAPDRDAIVLTTKSKLACLSHSDHADYGAPDSAWTIAGLDDDDAAVDRLVFEIATRRPTVSLVSLADVDAAAHGGVWDDYTRAIRRADSLIFRLWTSAQLYSEYMDRTAFVIIGDHGRHSDAHGSWTDHGDACPGCRRIPLICLGPDFEPGAVSWTLCQQSDLCRTLGAVLGIPTPLAGGRVLTELMGVSDVGPRPQPANGIPIRRSGRGVCFEIPPMKGPATMQIFDPAGRSLHDGRVTPGRSWCWSAPASGAYFYRLLGPDVPARGRVLVVE, encoded by the coding sequence ATGGATGACTCCTTTCGCGGCGCCGCGGTCGACAATGGAGCCTATCTCGCCGGGATGCAACGGACGATCTTCCGCCGGCGGGATCGCGGGAGGCGTGGTCAGGGAAAGGCACACCGCTCGAGCGAGGGGATGGACGATTCGAGCCACTCCTTCATCCCCAGGATAGGGAACGACCTCGCTCCCCGCGGCGCGGTCGCGAGGTCCTGCGACAACTCCGGCCTCACGAAGACCGTGCCCGGGCACACATGCATCGGCTCCGGCCGCTACCAGTCGATCCCGAATGACGGGACCATTCGCTCCTCGTTCCCCCACATCTGGGAGTACTACAGGGCGGCGACGGGCGCGCCCGATAGGGACGCAATCGTCCTCACGACCAAGAGCAAGCTCGCCTGCCTCTCCCACTCCGACCACGCGGACTACGGCGCGCCTGACAGCGCGTGGACGATCGCCGGACTGGATGACGACGACGCCGCGGTCGATCGGCTCGTCTTCGAGATCGCCACGCGTCGCCCGACAGTCTCCCTCGTCAGCCTCGCGGATGTCGATGCCGCCGCGCACGGAGGAGTCTGGGACGACTACACGCGGGCGATACGCCGGGCCGACTCCCTCATCTTCCGCCTCTGGACGAGCGCGCAGCTCTACAGCGAGTACATGGATCGAACCGCGTTTGTCATCATCGGAGACCACGGCCGCCACTCCGACGCGCACGGAAGCTGGACCGATCACGGGGACGCGTGCCCGGGATGTCGCAGGATCCCCCTCATCTGCCTCGGGCCCGACTTCGAGCCCGGCGCCGTCTCCTGGACCCTCTGCCAGCAGTCCGACCTTTGCCGCACGCTGGGAGCGGTATTGGGGATTCCAACGCCGCTCGCGGGCGGGAGAGTCCTCACGGAGCTGATGGGCGTCAGCGACGTCGGGCCACGACCGCAGCCTGCAAACGGCATCCCCATACGCCGCTCGGGACGTGGCGTCTGTTTCGAGATTCCGCCGATGAAGGGGCCGGCGACCATGCAGATCTTCGACCCGGCCGGCCGCAGCCTGCACGACGGTCGGGTCACACCCGGCCGCTCCTGGTGCTGGAGCGCCCCCGCCTCCGGCGCATACTTCTACCGCCTGCTGGGACCGGATGTGCCGGCGAGAGGGAGAGTCCTCGTGGTCGAATAG
- a CDS encoding zf-HC2 domain-containing protein, whose translation MNCREFEEILPLLAGDDLPPKVLQTAEIHASSCKRCGRLLAAAREEAGAGGAPGYLTRSILKRTSGTVCPAIEDRLVDFADDALAGVDLDLVAGHLLHCEGCSDMVAALEVLRQDLPALAEVQPDSRFVLDVLERTTRARPARRPGIADHLLAGWSKLARRPRVALELAYCGAALIFILGGSPESLVRRTAAREAMAPFQGGAALLADLLRAEWLEELSGTFSGESPSALTAGERGTRLARTSAEVSSRLRRAGRTLDLTAAYALPVCRAALRWDAVELWRTWRTYTSEMRRCWVGPGADPGAAETEPSERSVRNSEQDAGVESPGP comes from the coding sequence ATGAACTGCCGGGAGTTCGAGGAGATCCTGCCCCTCCTCGCGGGGGACGATCTCCCGCCTAAGGTCCTTCAGACAGCGGAGATCCATGCATCCTCGTGCAAGAGGTGCGGCCGGCTCCTTGCCGCGGCGCGTGAGGAAGCGGGCGCGGGCGGCGCACCAGGCTATCTGACGCGATCGATCTTGAAGAGAACAAGCGGGACGGTCTGTCCGGCGATCGAGGATCGGCTCGTGGACTTCGCCGATGACGCGCTCGCAGGCGTCGATCTGGATCTCGTGGCCGGCCATCTCCTCCACTGCGAGGGCTGCAGCGACATGGTCGCCGCCCTCGAGGTTCTGCGGCAGGATCTGCCGGCGCTCGCCGAGGTCCAGCCCGACAGCCGCTTCGTCCTGGATGTCCTCGAGCGAACCACGCGCGCAAGGCCCGCGCGCCGGCCGGGGATCGCGGATCATCTGCTCGCGGGATGGAGCAAGCTCGCCCGCAGGCCCAGAGTCGCCCTGGAGCTCGCCTACTGCGGGGCGGCGTTGATCTTCATTCTCGGCGGGTCGCCGGAGTCTCTTGTCCGGAGGACCGCGGCGCGGGAGGCCATGGCGCCGTTTCAGGGGGGCGCCGCGCTTCTCGCCGATCTCCTGCGCGCCGAGTGGCTGGAGGAGCTGAGCGGCACATTCTCCGGCGAGTCCCCGTCGGCGTTGACCGCGGGCGAGAGGGGGACTCGACTCGCGAGGACCTCTGCAGAGGTGTCATCCAGACTGCGGCGGGCCGGGCGCACGCTCGATCTGACGGCCGCCTACGCCCTGCCGGTCTGCCGGGCAGCGCTTCGGTGGGACGCCGTCGAACTCTGGCGGACTTGGCGGACCTACACGAGCGAGATGCGCCGCTGCTGGGTGGGGCCCGGTGCCGATCCCGGAGCGGCCGAGACCGAACCATCCGAGCGAAGCGTCCGTAACAGTGAGCAGGATGCCGGGGTGGAGTCGCCCGGACCGTGA